Proteins encoded by one window of Channa argus isolate prfri chromosome 1, Channa argus male v1.0, whole genome shotgun sequence:
- the lypc gene encoding sperm acrosome membrane-associated protein 4-like, with translation MMPRSELLIVFLCGLTLAACLNCYTCVFPAISPLDCLKFPQECAAGQRCLSSTATGRHGPIKMTMYEKGCAIPSQCGVTGQKYGAGLYFNFTTVCCDTELCNGDISGTVVRWESLALCLLPALILQLA, from the exons ATGATGCCTCGATCTGAACTGCTGATTGTATTTCTCTGTGGTCTCACCTTGGCAG CCTGTTTGAACTGTTACACCTGTGTGTTCCCTGCCATCTCCCCTCTGGACTGTTTGAAGTTCCCTCAGGAGTGTGCGGCCGGCCAGCGCTGCCTGTCGAGTACTGCAACTGGAAGACATG GCccaataaaaatgacaatgtaCGAGAAGGGCTGTGCCATCCCCTCCCAGTGCGGCGTGACGGGACAGAAATACGGCGCAGGCCTCTACTTCAACTTCACCACTGTCTGCTGTGATACAGAGCTGTGTAATGGAGACATATCTGGCACTGTCGTACGCTGGGAGAGTTTAGCTCTCTGCCTGCTGCCTGCACTAATCCTGCAGCTGGCCTGA